In Enoplosus armatus isolate fEnoArm2 unplaced genomic scaffold, fEnoArm2.hap1 Scaffold_249, whole genome shotgun sequence, the genomic stretch CTGGATTACTGTGAACCAtgtaaacaataatgaatctggtttccacagtaaacatgtaaacaaactgaatCAGAGTTGCTTTATGGAAATCAAACATTAAGGGAAGCAGGTGAGTTGAACTTCTGAcgaaaaaatataatttttttttttggattgctatgaaattcaGATATtgatggtccccagaggatgaatcctactgacttcagtgatcctttgactttccctctagtgccaccagcaggtaaAAACTTCCACAATTTTAACACAGAGCTTTTTGTAAAAGACTAAgatcaaaaacagaagtgtCTGAGAGTCGCGAGatgtgagttgttgcaggaagatgACGGTCAGAgttcttcctctttaacaaaaaggtttttCTCTGTAGGGAACATGCTAAACACCCGCATGTTCACACCTAATGACATGTAAACATCATCATGCTAACTCGCTGATGTCCTAAAAAGGCCACCCGTACATAAGATAAATggcgccaccttcaggacaaactgtGGTAAGGATCTATTTTTTTATCCAGCCAACAGTTTGGTTTTCTGGAGTGTAATGGACCTGTCAGCCTCACGGGGTCGCTGGTGTGTCGGTCTGACGATGAGTCCGACGATGGTTTCATGCCACAGTAACCTCTTTAATATGGCGGCCATCTTAACTAGCATTTGTTACTAAGAGTTGATGTTCTTCATGTAAACGCAGCCGGAGCGCAGTGAGCGTCTTCACTCTGTTCGCCAGCCGAGTGTGATTTGTAGAAAAGATCCTCCTGATGTGGAGCTGATTGAAACAACCAGTCACAGTTTAACCTGTGGATGTCTGgttgcccccctcccccccccccccgtggtcCTGAGTTTGCCCTGTGGGCTGACTGAGTCTGTTAGTTGGCTGTGGGGACCAACATGCCAACAGGAAGTGCGGAGCCTCTGTTTTGGCCCTTGGGCAGGGCCACTTTGTTGAGGTCTCGGGTTTCGGCGGGCCACGAGGACGTCCTCTTGGTGGTCATGTGCCGTCGGGCGTGTTTGGTCAAGTGGTCGCTGCGCATGAAGCGCCGGTCGCACACGTTGCAGACAAACTTCTTCTCGCCGGTGTGCGTCCGGCGGTGGCGGGAAAGCTCGTCGGAGCGGGCGAACTTTTTGTCGCAGCCCTCCCAGTGACAGCTGAACGGCTTTTCGCCTGCAGAGAAGACGAGAGGACGGACGTtagtttacaaacaaaacatgttccAGTTTAGCTAGCATGCAGCatctcagagctgctagcatggctgtagactctgacTCTTAAACGTTTTATGTAACTCAGAAGGTAGAAACTCATTCTCAACTCGTAAAGGAATTCTTAATCCTTCActttatctgggaaaaaaaaatcaccaaatttgtaaatacatgtttttcagtGGACAGTGACAAATCATTCCTGCGATCCAGACTGGTCTTGGATGGCAGACAGGTGAACTGTAACGTCTCTGCgtcttacctgtgtgtgtgcgcaggtgaGCCTTCAGGTGTGAGCTCTTGAAGTAGGTCTTCTTGCAGCCGGGGAAGTTGCAGACATAATTCCGTCTGCGGGAGAAGTCGGCCTGCGAGGCGCCGCTCGCTCCTGTCGGCATGTAGATGGGGGCCGGGGCCAGGGGGAGGAGCTTGGTGTTGCCCAGGGTCATGACAGTCTGCGGGCCCTGCTGCAACTGGGACACGGGCTGCTGGGGAACCACAAACATCACGGTCCCCTGCGGCACAGCGGAACCCACCAGCAGAGGCTGGGCGAAGCTGGAAGGAGACTGGGGTAGGATGGGCTTGGGCCCCCCATGAGTCTGCACCTGAACCGGGGCCTGGACGAAGGCGGAGATCATCCCCGTCCGGCTGCTCACTGGGAAAACCTGGCATAGGAccggagaggaagaggaagaggaggaaggcagcGGGGAGGACTGAGGAGGCGAcgctgaggagggaggagaagacgGGCTGTCAGGAAACGAAGGAGATCCGTCTTTCTCCTCTGGAAGAGTCGCTGGAAGTCCGGGCTGAGGCGGCGTGGAGGTTTCTGTCGGCTGGGTGGtgcagggaggtggaggaggaggaatgctGAGGCGGTCGGCGGTGTGGCGGATCACGCTGGTGGCCATCGCTCTGCTGGGCGGAGCCACACATGACGACTCCGCCTGAGGTGGAAGTGCTGAGGTCTCTGAGGTGAAGGGGGAGGGTTGTGGGAGGCAGGTGAGGGAGTCACTGAGGAGGGCGGGGCCATGGCGGGGTAAGACCGGCCTGGAGGCGGGGCTCAGAgcggaggtggtggtggaggactCGGTGAAGCTTGGACTGTGAGGTGGAGTCATGCACTGAGGGAGGAAACAGTgaatttaatgtttcatttattctcTGAGGGTCAGAGATATAAACTCAGGATacatctcatttatttaattctcTCAGATTATCTCTCACAGTAAAGTAAGAAGTGAGATTCTGTCTCAACCTCTCTTTTATGACGAAGTGGACTCGGCCTGGCCTCCCTGGCAGCCTGATCTGCCTGTTTCTGTGGCCAGGCTGTGTCCACTCAAATAGAGTTTACTTTGATTTACTTTGTGATTGGGTGGTTTTGTTCCAGTATTTGATatcactttctttttgttttgaggtgGTTTGGTTGGGCCAGATTGTTTGGTGTCGGCCCTGAAGCCCTGGTGCTCGTGGTCACACTGTAAGAAACATCTGatggtaaataaaataaatgtatttatgtttatgttcaaatTGAATAAATGTGTCTTACCAGTGAGGACAGAGCGACCAGGTCTTTGGGAGTGTCCCCCCCCTCTGGGTGGAGATGGATGGAGTCACAAGAGTCGGAGGTGGGGGTCAGTGGGCGGGGCTTGTGCGACCTTTGACCCCAGAAGCTCATGCTGACCAGC encodes the following:
- the LOC139307216 gene encoding Krueppel-like factor 11; this translates as MLSFAAERSCQVMTMELKPCIEYHDLEAAEALVSMSFWGQRSHKPRPLTPTSDSCDSIHLHPEGGDTPKDLVALSSLCMTPPHSPSFTESSTTTSALSPASRPVLPRHGPALLSDSLTCLPQPSPFTSETSALPPQAESSCVAPPSRAMATSVIRHTADRLSIPPPPPPCTTQPTETSTPPQPGLPATLPEEKDGSPSFPDSPSSPPSSASPPQSSPLPSSSSSSSPVLCQVFPVSSRTGMISAFVQAPVQVQTHGGPKPILPQSPSSFAQPLLVGSAVPQGTVMFVVPQQPVSQLQQGPQTVMTLGNTKLLPLAPAPIYMPTGASGASQADFSRRRNYVCNFPGCKKTYFKSSHLKAHLRTHTGEKPFSCHWEGCDKKFARSDELSRHRRTHTGEKKFVCNVCDRRFMRSDHLTKHARRHMTTKRTSSWPAETRDLNKVALPKGQNRGSALPVGMLVPTAN